Proteins encoded within one genomic window of Couchioplanes caeruleus:
- a CDS encoding ANTAR domain-containing protein, whose amino-acid sequence MSTVPWEVVVSRREQAVAQAFVELSDTLVGDFDVVEFLHTLAGRCVELVGVQAAGVMLADQRGGLRVLASSSEQARLLELFEVEADEGPCVDCYASGEPVADLDLDIAGSRWRGFAVRAFGAGFRSVHAVPVQLREQTIGVLNLFAVTPGVLSEGDAGTARALANTIALALVQHHAVAYRQVLAEQLQHTMTSRVVVEQAKGLLAELLDLDLAQAFAELRRLARRTGRRLSDVAADIATGDFASVAPEPETGRSRVLLIRRIYPRNGTRTLRAEIRSAAARHGLAASQQAAFTLAVHEAVVNTLEHGGGSGRLIMWRYHGSLYAEISDHGPGLPQDYQIRAGAPSTGPGTGRGLWVINRICTSLDIDTGPTGTHLMLRYALNSPPPEALGPPPQRIQD is encoded by the coding sequence ATGAGCACGGTGCCGTGGGAGGTGGTTGTGAGTAGGCGGGAGCAGGCGGTCGCGCAGGCGTTCGTCGAGTTGTCGGACACGTTGGTGGGCGACTTCGATGTGGTGGAGTTCCTGCATACGCTCGCGGGTCGGTGTGTCGAGCTGGTCGGGGTGCAGGCGGCCGGGGTGATGCTCGCCGATCAGCGGGGTGGGTTGCGGGTGTTGGCGTCGTCGTCGGAGCAGGCTCGCCTGCTGGAGTTGTTCGAGGTGGAGGCCGATGAGGGCCCGTGTGTCGACTGCTATGCCAGTGGTGAGCCGGTCGCTGATCTGGATCTCGACATTGCGGGTTCACGCTGGCGGGGTTTCGCCGTTCGGGCGTTCGGGGCCGGGTTCCGGTCGGTGCATGCGGTGCCGGTGCAGCTGCGGGAGCAGACCATCGGGGTGCTCAATCTGTTCGCGGTCACTCCCGGGGTGTTGTCGGAGGGGGATGCGGGTACCGCGCGGGCGTTGGCGAACACCATCGCTCTCGCGTTGGTGCAGCACCATGCCGTGGCGTACCGGCAGGTGTTGGCCGAGCAGTTGCAGCACACGATGACCAGTCGGGTGGTGGTGGAACAGGCCAAGGGTCTGCTCGCCGAGTTGCTCGATCTGGATTTGGCGCAGGCGTTCGCCGAGTTGCGTCGCCTGGCTCGGCGTACCGGGCGGCGGCTCAGTGACGTCGCCGCCGACATCGCTACCGGCGATTTTGCTTCGGTTGCGCCGGAACCCGAGACCGGCCGCAGCCGGGTCCTGTTGATCCGGCGTATCTATCCCCGCAACGGGACGCGGACGCTGCGTGCGGAGATCCGTAGTGCCGCCGCCCGGCACGGTCTGGCAGCCTCGCAGCAGGCCGCGTTCACCCTGGCCGTGCACGAGGCCGTCGTGAACACCCTCGAGCACGGCGGTGGTAGCGGGCGGCTCATCATGTGGCGCTACCACGGCAGTCTCTACGCCGAGATCAGCGATCACGGCCCGGGTCTGCCCCAGGACTACCAGATACGCGCCGGTGCGCCCTCCACCGGCCCAGGCACCGGCCGGGGCCTCTGGGTGATCAACCGGATCTGCACCAGCCTGGACATCGACACCGGCCCCACCGGCACCCACCTCATGCTGCGCTACGCCCTGAACAGCCCACCACCAGAAGCACTCGGCCCTCCCCCACAACGCATCCAGGACTGA
- a CDS encoding ANTAR domain-containing protein, whose product MSGLPGVDGAGLTVMASVPVQQVRYASDSISTRIEELQVTLGEGPCQDAHAGGEPVLAADLGAVVWRQRWPVFTPGALGAGAAALFALPLRVGVVRLGVLDLYRLRPGVLAGEQLAEALAFADAALELLLAEQMPGAAVAGSEQLFTHRAVVHQATGMISGQLGIPMAQAFLRLRARAYAGEQGLEELAGEVVARRLRFDEPDGSAAGAPDSSR is encoded by the coding sequence GTGTCGGGTCTGCCGGGGGTGGACGGGGCGGGTTTGACGGTGATGGCGTCGGTGCCGGTGCAGCAGGTGCGCTATGCCAGTGACTCGATTAGTACGCGGATTGAGGAGTTGCAGGTCACGTTGGGGGAGGGGCCGTGCCAGGACGCGCATGCCGGGGGTGAGCCGGTTTTGGCTGCTGATCTGGGTGCGGTGGTGTGGCGGCAGCGGTGGCCGGTGTTCACGCCGGGGGCGTTGGGTGCGGGGGCGGCGGCGTTGTTTGCGTTGCCGTTGCGGGTGGGTGTGGTGCGGTTGGGTGTGCTTGATCTGTATCGGTTGCGTCCGGGTGTGTTGGCGGGTGAGCAGTTGGCGGAGGCGTTGGCGTTTGCTGATGCGGCGTTGGAGTTGTTGCTGGCTGAGCAGATGCCGGGCGCGGCGGTGGCGGGTAGTGAGCAGTTGTTCACGCATCGGGCGGTGGTGCATCAGGCCACTGGGATGATCAGCGGTCAGTTGGGGATTCCGATGGCGCAGGCGTTTCTGCGGTTACGGGCGCGTGCGTATGCCGGTGAGCAGGGTTTGGAAGAGCTTGCGGGTGAGGTGGTGGCGCGGCGGTTGCGGTTCGATGAGCCGGACGGTTCGGCTGCCGGTGCGCCGGATTCGTCTCGATGA
- a CDS encoding DUF427 domain-containing protein, which yields MPKAIWNDEIIAESDDIVVVEGNTYFPRTSVREDVLRPSDTHTVCPWKGKASYYTLESGGHVTQDAVWYYPDPKPDAKAVRDRVAFKKNVKVEV from the coding sequence ATGCCGAAGGCCATCTGGAACGACGAGATCATCGCCGAGAGCGACGACATCGTGGTAGTCGAGGGCAACACCTACTTCCCGCGCACTTCCGTGCGCGAGGATGTGTTGCGCCCCTCCGACACGCACACCGTATGCCCGTGGAAGGGCAAGGCCTCCTATTACACGCTTGAGTCCGGCGGGCATGTCACCCAGGACGCCGTGTGGTACTACCCGGATCCCAAGCCGGATGCGAAGGCGGTCCGGGATCGCGTGGCGTTCAAGAAGAACGTCAAGGTCGAAGTCTGA
- the fxsA gene encoding FxSxx-COOH cyclophane-containing RiPP peptide, which yields MDGRTSTTGATPEWRSAMIDVSGLSLADLAASAEADLPAESPLAHCLRRLADDLAHPGEPIAGFNSAL from the coding sequence GTGGACGGGCGCACGAGCACCACCGGTGCGACACCGGAGTGGCGGTCGGCGATGATCGACGTCTCGGGCCTGTCGCTGGCCGACCTCGCGGCGAGCGCCGAAGCGGACCTGCCGGCCGAGAGCCCGCTCGCGCACTGCCTGCGCCGACTCGCCGACGACCTCGCCCATCCGGGTGAGCCGATAGCCGGGTTCAACTCGGCCCTGTAG
- a CDS encoding transposase, giving the protein MICRDRASSYAEGARTGAPDAIQVADRFHLWQNLATAVERLVAKHKGRLVEHPTTATFGAKEASEEPQGAMAQRRRAHYALVYEMLAQGAGFRQIARHLGWNATSAQQWSLSRHPDGRSDSSPYAARAQLQSM; this is encoded by the coding sequence GTGATCTGCCGGGACCGCGCGAGCTCTTATGCCGAAGGCGCCCGGACCGGAGCACCGGACGCGATCCAGGTGGCCGATCGATTCCACCTCTGGCAGAACCTCGCCACCGCGGTCGAACGCCTGGTCGCCAAACACAAAGGCCGCCTGGTCGAGCACCCCACCACTGCGACCTTCGGAGCCAAAGAAGCTTCCGAAGAGCCACAGGGCGCGATGGCGCAGCGCCGCCGGGCCCATTACGCCTTGGTCTACGAGATGCTCGCGCAAGGAGCCGGGTTCCGGCAGATCGCCAGGCATCTGGGCTGGAACGCCACATCCGCGCAGCAATGGAGCTTGTCAAGACATCCGGACGGCCGATCCGACAGCAGCCCCTACGCGGCCCGAGCCCAGTTGCAGTCCATGTGA
- a CDS encoding bifunctional DNA primase/polymerase, whose translation MLDAALAYARHGIPVLPVHWPAPGGSCSCGRPRCDRPGKHPRLRHGLTEASIDPHRIAQWWSRWPEANVGLHTGIVMDVADVDSPEGWHALRHLLGGELPAGPQVRTGGGGWHFWFRPANFGNRVRVLPGVDWRGCGGYVIAPPSRHVKGTYYYWVVRPGVEPPAAPEALRELIAGPDPPFGSDVPLADPTMIAHPGRYAAAALEAETHRVAYAVVGTRNDTLNRAAFALGRLVGAGMLDAATVTRELRAAGAWAGLGRDETIRTIRSGLDAGRRSPTNLASHP comes from the coding sequence ATGCTCGATGCCGCACTCGCGTATGCCCGGCACGGGATTCCCGTCCTGCCGGTCCACTGGCCCGCGCCGGGAGGCTCGTGCTCGTGCGGTCGCCCCCGATGTGACCGGCCGGGCAAGCATCCCCGGCTGCGCCATGGGCTGACAGAGGCCAGCATTGATCCACATCGGATCGCGCAATGGTGGTCCCGCTGGCCGGAGGCGAATGTCGGGCTGCACACCGGGATCGTCATGGACGTCGCCGATGTCGACTCGCCGGAGGGCTGGCACGCCCTGCGCCACCTGCTCGGCGGCGAATTGCCGGCTGGTCCTCAGGTCCGCACCGGCGGCGGAGGGTGGCACTTCTGGTTCCGTCCTGCGAACTTCGGCAATCGCGTCCGTGTGCTGCCGGGCGTCGACTGGCGCGGGTGTGGCGGCTACGTGATAGCTCCGCCCTCCCGGCACGTCAAAGGCACCTACTACTACTGGGTCGTGCGACCGGGAGTTGAGCCACCGGCGGCGCCAGAAGCGTTGCGGGAGCTCATCGCCGGACCGGATCCGCCGTTCGGCAGCGACGTGCCGCTCGCCGATCCGACGATGATCGCCCATCCGGGACGGTATGCGGCCGCGGCCCTCGAGGCCGAGACCCACCGGGTCGCGTACGCCGTCGTCGGCACGCGCAACGACACGCTGAACCGGGCCGCCTTCGCACTCGGCCGCCTCGTCGGCGCCGGAATGCTGGACGCGGCGACGGTCACGCGTGAGCTCAGGGCGGCCGGGGCCTGGGCGGGGCTCGGCCGGGACGAGACGATCCGCACCATCCGGTCCGGACTGGACGCCGGCCGCCGGTCCCCGACCAACCTCGCCAGCCATCCGTGA
- a CDS encoding putative bifunctional diguanylate cyclase/phosphodiesterase gives MSRTGKTMDRVRLCVDGAMIFAALLLLAWPPFLEDAGALGRVAGLAAVAAASTAVMMLTRRLPLVRYVPVAVAVLMAGFWFGRQDAISQGLMWLTVAVAAIILCRQFLGARSNESIVRDLTRQRAQLARQASCDPLTELGNRKLFLDHATDALADADDTMTAVILFDLDGFKEVNDTYGHATGDELLRTAASRLLANVRTNDTVSRLGGDEFVVLLPRLIDDQIADTVANRILMDLAQPLLIGDHVLSIPASAGIAITRGSGRAVDEVMREADLALYQAKEEGKNVARRFDPAQFAAAEARRREEADLRRALDAGEFEVHYQPIVDLEGERTVGVEALIRWNHPERGMIPPIAFLDIAESLGLLPRLGGWVLEEACKQAAVWQRQNPGFELNVNLSASQLGNPNLVEEVRSVLERTGLPPSLLVLELTESVALVDLVESARVLGALKTLGVRIALDDFGTGFSSLSHLGTLPVDVVKIDKSFVQAMQENSSGASVAEAVLQIARTFKLSPVAEGVEDATQASRLRELECAQAQGYHFARPMPAGALTELLARQSAIAG, from the coding sequence ATGAGTCGGACCGGCAAGACCATGGATCGCGTGCGTCTCTGCGTGGACGGCGCCATGATCTTCGCAGCCCTGCTGCTGCTCGCCTGGCCCCCGTTCCTCGAGGACGCCGGCGCGCTCGGCCGTGTCGCCGGCCTGGCCGCGGTGGCGGCCGCCAGCACCGCGGTGATGATGCTGACCCGCCGCCTGCCGCTGGTGCGCTACGTCCCGGTGGCCGTCGCGGTGCTCATGGCCGGCTTCTGGTTCGGCCGGCAGGACGCGATCAGCCAGGGACTGATGTGGCTCACCGTCGCCGTCGCCGCGATCATCCTGTGCCGGCAGTTCCTCGGCGCGCGCTCCAACGAGAGCATCGTGCGTGACCTCACCCGGCAGCGGGCCCAGCTCGCCCGGCAGGCGTCCTGCGACCCGCTGACCGAGCTCGGCAACCGCAAGCTCTTCCTCGACCACGCCACCGACGCGCTGGCCGACGCCGACGACACGATGACCGCCGTGATCCTGTTCGACCTGGACGGGTTCAAGGAGGTCAACGACACGTACGGGCACGCCACCGGCGACGAGCTGCTGCGCACGGCCGCGTCCCGGCTGCTCGCCAACGTCCGTACCAACGACACCGTCTCGCGTCTCGGCGGCGACGAGTTCGTGGTGCTGCTCCCCCGCCTGATCGACGACCAGATCGCCGACACGGTGGCGAACCGCATCCTGATGGACCTGGCACAGCCGCTGCTCATCGGCGACCACGTGCTGAGCATCCCGGCGAGCGCGGGCATCGCGATCACCCGCGGCAGCGGCCGGGCCGTCGACGAGGTCATGCGCGAGGCCGACCTGGCGCTCTACCAGGCCAAGGAAGAGGGCAAGAACGTCGCCCGTCGCTTCGACCCGGCGCAGTTCGCCGCGGCCGAGGCCCGCCGCCGGGAGGAGGCGGACCTGCGCCGCGCCCTCGACGCCGGCGAGTTCGAGGTGCACTACCAGCCCATCGTCGACCTCGAGGGTGAGCGTACGGTCGGCGTCGAGGCGCTGATCCGCTGGAACCACCCGGAGCGCGGCATGATCCCGCCGATCGCCTTCCTGGACATCGCCGAGTCGCTCGGCCTGCTGCCCCGCCTGGGCGGCTGGGTGCTGGAAGAGGCCTGCAAGCAGGCCGCCGTCTGGCAGCGGCAGAACCCCGGCTTCGAGCTCAACGTGAACCTCTCGGCGAGCCAGCTCGGCAACCCGAACCTGGTCGAAGAGGTACGCAGCGTGCTCGAGCGCACCGGCCTCCCGCCGTCGCTGCTCGTGCTGGAGCTGACCGAGTCCGTCGCGCTGGTCGACCTGGTCGAGTCGGCCCGGGTGCTGGGCGCGCTGAAGACCCTCGGGGTGCGGATCGCGCTGGACGACTTCGGCACCGGCTTCTCGTCGCTGAGCCACCTCGGCACCCTGCCGGTCGACGTCGTGAAGATCGACAAGTCGTTCGTGCAGGCGATGCAGGAGAACTCCTCGGGCGCGTCGGTGGCCGAGGCCGTGCTCCAGATCGCCCGGACCTTCAAGCTGTCGCCGGTCGCCGAGGGCGTCGAGGACGCCACCCAGGCCTCCCGGCTGCGCGAACTCGAGTGCGCGCAGGCTCAGGGTTACCACTTCGCCCGGCCGATGCCGGCCGGCGCCCTGACCGAGCTGCTGGCCCGCCAGTCCGCGATCGCCGGCTGA
- a CDS encoding MarR family winged helix-turn-helix transcriptional regulator, with product MNSGAVPATADPSVADDALAAQPIGYWSGALHKAVVKQLRDAMATIDVSQPQWWTLTRVDVDNGLSREDVATQLEDVADSPYEVPRAIDQLLHRGWIAMDEARRLYLTDAGRAAQGRIRELVADLRAQIHEGISDEEYVAALKVMRRMISNSGSAAG from the coding sequence ATGAATTCCGGCGCTGTGCCCGCGACCGCTGATCCTTCCGTTGCTGACGATGCCCTTGCCGCACAGCCCATAGGTTATTGGAGTGGTGCCTTGCACAAGGCCGTCGTCAAACAGCTTCGTGACGCGATGGCCACCATCGACGTCTCGCAGCCACAGTGGTGGACTCTCACCCGTGTGGACGTTGATAACGGACTCAGTCGCGAGGACGTGGCAACGCAACTCGAAGACGTCGCGGACAGCCCGTACGAGGTACCTCGTGCCATCGATCAGCTTCTGCACCGCGGTTGGATTGCCATGGATGAAGCCCGACGGCTGTATCTGACTGACGCTGGACGGGCGGCTCAAGGCCGGATCAGGGAGCTGGTGGCAGACCTGCGAGCGCAAATCCACGAGGGCATCTCGGATGAGGAGTATGTCGCAGCGCTCAAGGTCATGCGCCGGATGATCTCGAACAGCGGATCTGCCGCTGGCTGA
- a CDS encoding activator of HSP90 ATPase, translated as MTDELTPKPYAVEIAVNAGRDRVWEAVTQPALLRRWFGWDYDGLDAEIRHIFVEEATLRAPERMGWADGSYLEVTGDDDHAVVRAVREGRHAGDPDRYDAIEEGWRSFLIQLRHLLQEKPQGVRRTVYLTGTATGRQALALAGGPTTRAGRRVAWLVDGDGHLVVIAGRQDLGCAEAGHMEIVISTYGLDGAAFDVVLKRWSERWTPLAGEARITTAGDPAP; from the coding sequence GTGACCGATGAACTGACGCCGAAGCCGTACGCCGTGGAGATCGCCGTGAATGCCGGCCGGGACAGAGTGTGGGAGGCCGTCACCCAGCCGGCCTTGCTGCGCCGATGGTTCGGGTGGGACTACGACGGGCTCGATGCCGAGATCCGCCACATCTTCGTGGAGGAGGCGACGTTGCGCGCACCCGAGCGGATGGGCTGGGCCGACGGGTCCTATCTCGAGGTCACCGGCGATGACGACCACGCCGTGGTGCGGGCCGTTCGGGAAGGCAGGCACGCCGGCGATCCCGACCGGTACGACGCGATCGAGGAGGGGTGGCGCTCCTTCCTGATCCAGTTGCGCCACCTGCTGCAGGAGAAACCGCAGGGTGTGCGCCGCACGGTCTACCTGACCGGTACGGCCACCGGGCGGCAGGCGCTGGCGCTGGCCGGCGGCCCCACGACCCGGGCCGGCCGGCGGGTCGCCTGGCTCGTCGACGGGGACGGCCACCTCGTGGTGATCGCCGGCCGCCAGGATCTCGGCTGCGCCGAGGCCGGGCACATGGAGATCGTCATCTCGACCTACGGGCTGGACGGCGCGGCATTCGACGTGGTCCTCAAGCGCTGGTCCGAAAGGTGGACACCGCTCGCCGGCGAGGCACGGATCACGACCGCGGGCGACCCGGCCCCCTGA
- a CDS encoding DUF6334 family protein, whose product MLRSGRLRHKSSRGPGRSPRDNLLGSKSDWQWLLRNQQQYEDAFQIELGPSSSTTTFQYLAMASHLYLRHVTDAEEPTAALKLPNIEDGETSPTPDLTDI is encoded by the coding sequence GTGCTCCGGTCCGGGCGCCTTCGGCATAAGAGCTCGCGCGGTCCCGGCAGATCACCGCGGGACAACCTCCTCGGCAGCAAATCGGACTGGCAGTGGCTGCTTCGTAACCAGCAACAGTACGAGGATGCGTTCCAGATCGAACTCGGCCCGTCCTCTTCAACCACGACGTTTCAGTACCTCGCCATGGCGTCGCACCTGTATCTCCGCCACGTCACCGACGCGGAGGAACCAACAGCGGCACTGAAACTCCCCAACATCGAGGATGGCGAGACTTCTCCGACGCCCGATCTCACCGACATCTGA
- a CDS encoding aKG-HExxH-type peptide beta-hydroxylase, with protein sequence MTGFTGVQAALPHRLSDTALTALGAGRPDRAALEELRRARLSRHLLLLREIAATARTGDFAALAAADRTAPDRVRDLLARPLFGAWATGCLTALRAGAAPERAGVGHLGDLAAHALTPHPRRDPGRHLTAEHDGLGISVRLEDSDPLRARLGLPPVPPLAPDELARWQESFAAAWRLLVERVRPDAEVLTVVLDSVIPVRADPASRGISATSADAFGAVAISEPADPAAFAVGLLHEAQHSILNAVQYLFDLLDAPDTLGYSPWRDDPRPASGILHGAYAYLTVARFWRTLPDDPLARFEFARWRAAVAAAADGLRDLTPAGERFVGALRAEVRPWLDEPVPSRILRLAEGANRDHRLRWRLRNLHVEPADRAALVAAWRRGERPPSVTPILRRSPGRALETSSRLDLTHRLLRGLPLEGSAGDVAYVRGDEATALGAYRRNPGDRAAWAGMLLTSGLQAAPELAAAAYDGLSPPAAENGDDPDPLAVIRWLS encoded by the coding sequence GTGACAGGTTTCACCGGGGTTCAGGCGGCGCTGCCGCACCGGCTCAGCGACACGGCGCTCACCGCTCTCGGCGCCGGACGGCCGGACCGGGCGGCGCTCGAGGAGCTGCGCCGTGCCCGGCTCAGCCGGCATCTGCTGCTGCTCCGCGAGATCGCCGCGACGGCACGTACGGGTGATTTCGCCGCCCTGGCCGCCGCCGATCGCACGGCCCCCGACCGGGTCCGCGACCTGCTGGCCCGGCCGCTCTTCGGGGCCTGGGCGACCGGCTGCCTCACCGCCCTGCGCGCCGGCGCCGCACCGGAGCGGGCCGGCGTCGGCCACCTCGGCGACCTCGCGGCCCACGCGCTGACGCCGCATCCGCGGCGCGATCCGGGCCGGCATCTCACCGCCGAGCACGACGGGCTGGGCATCTCGGTGCGCCTGGAGGACAGCGACCCGCTGCGGGCGCGGCTGGGCCTGCCGCCGGTGCCGCCGCTCGCCCCGGACGAGCTCGCCCGCTGGCAGGAGTCGTTCGCCGCCGCGTGGCGGCTGCTGGTCGAGCGGGTACGCCCCGACGCCGAGGTGCTCACCGTGGTCCTCGACAGCGTGATCCCGGTGCGGGCCGACCCGGCCTCCCGGGGGATCAGCGCCACCTCGGCCGACGCGTTCGGGGCCGTCGCCATCTCGGAGCCGGCCGACCCGGCCGCCTTCGCCGTCGGGCTGCTGCACGAGGCCCAGCACAGCATCCTCAACGCGGTGCAGTACCTGTTCGACCTGCTCGACGCCCCGGACACCCTCGGCTACTCGCCCTGGCGCGACGATCCCCGGCCCGCCTCCGGCATCCTGCACGGCGCGTACGCGTACCTGACGGTCGCCCGCTTCTGGCGCACCCTGCCGGACGACCCGCTGGCCCGGTTCGAGTTCGCCCGCTGGCGCGCCGCCGTGGCCGCCGCCGCGGACGGGCTGCGGGACCTGACCCCGGCCGGCGAGCGGTTCGTCGGCGCCCTGCGCGCCGAGGTGCGGCCGTGGCTCGACGAGCCGGTCCCGTCCCGGATCCTGCGCCTCGCCGAGGGGGCCAACCGTGACCACCGGCTGCGCTGGCGCCTGCGTAACCTGCACGTCGAGCCGGCGGACCGGGCGGCCCTGGTCGCCGCGTGGCGGCGCGGCGAGCGTCCGCCCTCGGTCACACCGATCCTGCGCCGCTCGCCGGGGCGGGCCCTGGAGACCAGTTCACGCCTCGACCTGACCCACCGCCTGCTGCGCGGGCTACCGCTGGAGGGCTCGGCGGGAGACGTCGCGTACGTGCGCGGGGACGAGGCGACGGCGCTCGGCGCGTACCGGAGGAATCCGGGTGACCGGGCCGCCTGGGCCGGGATGCTGCTGACCAGCGGCCTGCAGGCCGCACCCGAGCTCGCGGCCGCGGCCTACGACGGGCTGAGCCCGCCCGCGGCGGAGAACGGCGACGACCCCGACCCGCTGGCGGTCATTCGCTGGCTTTCCTAA
- a CDS encoding AraC family transcriptional regulator → MITALNQLVDLVEEHLGEELDVRAIARASGTTEYHLRRMFSSLAGMPLSEYVRRRRMTIAAADIVRGEDDLLNIAVRHGYGSTEAFGRAFRAVHGASLRDVRRDGGPLRTQPQLRFRLTVEGSIPMDTRIVDRPAFRLVGHTARVPLIRQGTNPHIQQHITTLPKEENLRLKALGDTDPSGLLQVCDDLDPDRTDGSELTYMHGVATRVGTPVPDDLDTIEVPAGRWAVFRTTGRFPDALQQTWAATVSEWFPSNPWRSRPGPEFVAMLEHADDFSTATCELWLPVEST, encoded by the coding sequence GTGATCACGGCACTCAACCAGCTTGTCGACCTTGTCGAAGAGCACCTTGGCGAAGAGTTGGATGTCAGAGCTATCGCGAGGGCATCCGGTACGACCGAGTACCACTTGCGCCGGATGTTCTCCTCGTTGGCTGGCATGCCACTGTCGGAGTACGTGCGCCGACGCCGCATGACCATCGCCGCCGCCGACATCGTCCGCGGCGAGGATGATCTGCTCAACATCGCCGTCCGACACGGATACGGCTCGACCGAGGCGTTCGGACGTGCGTTCCGGGCGGTTCACGGCGCCAGCCTTCGTGACGTACGCCGAGACGGTGGCCCCCTTCGCACGCAACCACAGCTCAGGTTCCGCCTGACCGTCGAAGGGAGTATCCCCATGGACACCCGCATCGTCGACCGCCCCGCGTTTCGGCTCGTGGGCCACACGGCCCGGGTTCCGCTGATTCGCCAGGGCACCAACCCGCACATCCAGCAGCACATCACCACACTGCCGAAAGAGGAGAACCTGCGCCTGAAGGCCCTCGGCGACACCGACCCGAGTGGGCTGCTGCAGGTCTGCGACGACCTCGACCCCGACCGTACGGACGGCAGCGAACTGACATACATGCACGGGGTCGCCACTCGCGTGGGTACGCCGGTTCCCGACGACCTCGACACGATCGAGGTGCCGGCCGGCAGGTGGGCGGTCTTCCGCACGACCGGACGTTTTCCAGACGCTCTGCAGCAGACCTGGGCCGCGACCGTGTCCGAGTGGTTTCCCTCCAACCCGTGGCGATCTCGTCCTGGCCCGGAATTCGTGGCGATGCTCGAGCACGCCGACGACTTCAGCACCGCGACCTGCGAGTTGTGGCTGCCGGTCGAATCCACGTGA
- a CDS encoding DUF805 domain-containing protein has protein sequence MKWYLSALRNYANVNGRAGRAEYWWFRLVDALISAALLGLAIVVSRLAHDGAPAIGVALTAVFFLYALVMVLPNWAASVRRLHDTDRSGATLLFGLIPLVGGIVLLVLLSSSGTRGPNRYGPDSTMPPDAYQPGSATLPPGAVPAAATFGSGPPGPAHPAQPYPYPQAQPFIQSKPKFLARLILVPVLLLAACMFGGPAVIDLARGPSDDGQPTTSGNASTPRVEASAVARDGAAKVHGVATAGSRRSAYPVRQIADLTRVCDGWYYPKAPRYTGLAPHPIVTASRNRLLNDAWEVSENFEAPDVAWPPAKDAWRPSDPTKVRVVACADRVATRSKVRTCHVDSKPPADVTMKQAVFRVTLYEVATRNKLMQTRMTGDNEDCGPIFILVDQHDQTYTSISDRQMWETLRRYVEH, from the coding sequence ATGAAGTGGTACCTGTCAGCGCTGCGTAACTATGCAAACGTCAACGGCCGCGCGGGTCGCGCCGAGTACTGGTGGTTCCGCCTGGTCGATGCCCTGATCAGCGCCGCCCTTCTGGGCCTGGCCATCGTGGTGAGCCGGCTGGCGCACGACGGTGCGCCCGCCATCGGCGTTGCCCTCACCGCGGTGTTCTTCCTGTACGCGCTGGTCATGGTGCTTCCCAACTGGGCCGCGAGCGTACGGCGTCTGCACGACACCGACCGTTCCGGAGCGACCCTGCTCTTCGGCCTGATTCCGCTGGTCGGCGGCATCGTGTTGCTGGTCCTGCTCAGTTCGAGCGGCACCCGGGGCCCCAACCGGTACGGTCCGGACTCGACGATGCCGCCGGACGCGTACCAGCCGGGCTCCGCCACGCTGCCGCCCGGCGCCGTGCCGGCCGCCGCGACGTTCGGCTCGGGCCCGCCCGGTCCGGCCCATCCCGCTCAGCCCTACCCGTACCCGCAGGCGCAGCCCTTCATCCAGTCCAAGCCGAAGTTCCTGGCGCGGCTGATCCTCGTGCCGGTGCTGCTGCTCGCCGCGTGCATGTTCGGTGGCCCCGCCGTGATCGACCTGGCGCGCGGCCCCTCCGACGACGGGCAGCCGACGACCTCGGGCAACGCATCCACTCCGCGTGTCGAAGCGTCCGCCGTCGCCCGTGACGGCGCGGCGAAGGTGCACGGTGTCGCCACCGCGGGTTCGCGCCGTAGCGCCTACCCGGTCCGGCAGATCGCCGATCTCACGCGGGTCTGTGACGGCTGGTACTACCCGAAGGCCCCGCGGTACACCGGCCTCGCCCCGCATCCGATCGTCACGGCGTCCCGCAACCGACTGCTCAACGACGCGTGGGAGGTGTCGGAGAACTTCGAGGCGCCGGACGTCGCTTGGCCGCCCGCCAAGGACGCGTGGCGGCCCAGCGATCCGACGAAGGTGCGGGTCGTGGCGTGCGCGGACCGGGTCGCGACCCGGTCCAAGGTGCGCACCTGTCACGTCGACTCGAAGCCGCCGGCCGACGTGACCATGAAACAGGCCGTCTTCAGGGTCACGTTGTACGAGGTGGCCACCCGGAACAAGCTCATGCAGACCCGGATGACCGGCGACAACGAGGACTGCGGGCCCATTTTCATCCTCGTCGACCAGCACGATCAGACGTACACCTCGATCTCGGACCGGCAGATGTGGGAGACGCTCAGGCGATACGTCGAGCATT